The following DNA comes from bacterium.
GGGACGTGCTGGGCCGGACCGAGTCCAACAAGGTGGTGGCGTTCCCGGGCGGGCCGGAGCTCGTGGGGCAGTTCGTGCGGGTCCGGCTCACGGGCACGACCGGCGCCACGTTCACCGGCGTGCCGGTGGGAGCCGGAGCGGGAGCGGGCCGGGTGGCATGAGCCGGCTGCCGCAGCGTCTGGCGGCGGTGCTGATCCTCACGGCGGTCGCAGGGTTCGCTTACTCCAACGCCGCCGAGCGGGTCACGTTGCGGCTGGGGCTGCTGGTGATCAAAGGGGTTCCGCTCGCGCTGGTGATCACGGGCGCCGCGGTCCTCGGGATGTTGGCGGTGCTCGTGGCCGGCGGCCGACCGGGGCTGCGTGTCCGGCGGTCGTTGGGCGACCGGCTGGCCCGGGAGCCGTAGCCGGGGCGTGGCCGGATCCCGGTCGGCCCGCCCGGACCGGGTGTCTCGTCCGCTGCGTTCCGTTTGTCGTCTCCCGTTCTTCGTTTCCCGACCCATCCCTTCCTGACCCTCACCGGCGACAGAAACTCTGCCGGCCCGTCCGGCCGACGCGGGAGCGCGGAGGCGAGCCGTGAGCCGGCCGCTCCCGCCCCTGGCCTGGGCCGCCCTGACGCTCCTGGCCGCGGTCGCGCTCGGGCTGCGGCTGCACGGGGCGGGGGCGAGGCTGGGGGTGGCGCTGGCGGTCGGGCTTGCCGTCTTGGCGCTATCGCGCGGATCACGAGGGCGGCCGGGCGCCACCTTCGCCGCGCTGGCCGCGGCGGGCTACGCCCTCGGCGCCGCAGGCGGCCAGGCTGCTCGGACCGACTGCCGGGCGCTCCTTCCCGATGGCGCCCGGGTCGTGGTGCGGGGCGCGTTCGAGGCCCGCCCCGCGCCGGGCGCGGCGGCGCCGTTCCGCATCGAGGCGATCCGACCGGTCGCCGGCCCCGACCTCCCCGGCGACGCGGGCGAGGGCGCTCCAGCAGCGCCGTCGCCCGCGGCGGAGAGGCCGGGATCCGCCGCTGGCTGGCGCGACTGCACGGGCACGGTCCGGGCCCGCCCGTCGGACCGGAAGAATGCGTCGCCGCCGGAGGCGGGGCGGCGGGTCCTGGGGCGGGGGCGGTGGTGGGCCTACCCGCCAGAAAGCAACTGGCCCCGCCCGCCGGAGTTCGCCGGCACCCTCTTCCTCGAAGAGCTCACGAACGCCGCTCCCGGTGGAGCGCCGCGGCCCGATGTCCTGCTCCGCTTGCGGGACGGCGCGCAGGCGCGGCTGCGACGGCTGCTGCCCGAGCGTGCCGCCCTGGCCGAGGCGCTGATCCTGGCGCAGACCGGTGGGCTGGACCCGGAGGTGAGGCGGCGGTTCGCGCTCTCCGGGCTGAGCCACTTGCTGTCCATCTCCGGCCAGCATGTGGGCCTCATCGCGGGTACGCTGCTCCTGCTCTTCCGGCTGGCCCGCCTCGCGCCGCGGGCGGCCGATGGCGCCGCTGCGGCCGCGGTCACCGCCTACGTGCTGTTCCTCGGCGCGCCCCACGCGGCCGCCCGGGCCGCGCTGCTCCTCCTCCTCGCCCTCGCCGGCCGGCTCCTCCAGCGCCCGGCCGATCCCTACGCGCTGCTGGCCTTCGCGGCGCTCCCGCTCCTGGTCCAGGACCCGATGGCCGCCCTGGACCCCGGCTTCCAGCTCTCGTTCGCGGGCGTCGCGGGGTTGATCGCGCTGCGCCGGCGTCTGCTCGAGCCGCTGCGCCCGAAGCTGGGCCGCTGGCTTGCCGACTCGATCGCCACGAGTCTGGCCGCGACGCTCGCCACCGCGCCGATCGCGGCGCTGCACTTCGGCACCGTTGCACCGGTGGGTATCGCGGCGAACCTGCTCGCGATCCCCCTGGTCGCCGCGGCGGTGCCGGCCACGGCCCTCGCCCTGGGGGTCAGCACGGTTTCCTGGCCGGTCGGCCAGTTCCTGGCCGGGGCGGCGGACCCGCTCCTGGCGGCGCTGGACGCGGTCGCGCGCGCAGCGGCCGCGGTCCCCGGCGGCCATGCCTATGTTCCCGCGGACCAGGTCGGGGCCTGGGTGCTCGCGACCGTCGCAGCGGCGGGCGTCGCCGGCTGGCTGGCCCGGTCAGCAGCAGATGGCGCCCGGATCCGCCACGGCGTGCGGCAGACGGTGGCTGCGGGCGTGGCGCTCGCGCTCCTTCTGGTGTGGCCCGTGGTCGCGA
Coding sequences within:
- a CDS encoding DNA internalization-related competence protein ComEC/Rec2 encodes the protein MPARPADAGARRRAVSRPLPPLAWAALTLLAAVALGLRLHGAGARLGVALAVGLAVLALSRGSRGRPGATFAALAAAGYALGAAGGQAARTDCRALLPDGARVVVRGAFEARPAPGAAAPFRIEAIRPVAGPDLPGDAGEGAPAAPSPAAERPGSAAGWRDCTGTVRARPSDRKNASPPEAGRRVLGRGRWWAYPPESNWPRPPEFAGTLFLEELTNAAPGGAPRPDVLLRLRDGAQARLRRLLPERAALAEALILAQTGGLDPEVRRRFALSGLSHLLSISGQHVGLIAGTLLLLFRLARLAPRAADGAAAAAVTAYVLFLGAPHAAARAALLLLLALAGRLLQRPADPYALLAFAALPLLVQDPMAALDPGFQLSFAGVAGLIALRRRLLEPLRPKLGRWLADSIATSLAATLATAPIAALHFGTVAPVGIAANLLAIPLVAAAVPATALALGVSTVSWPVGQFLAGAADPLLAALDAVARAAAAVPGGHAYVPADQVGAWVLATVAAAGVAGWLARSAADGARIRHGVRQTVAAGVALALLLVWPVVASRAGGGALEIHVIDVGQGDAFAIRTPDRRWILVDAGPRTDRYDAGRARVIPYLLRRGVRRVDALILTHPDADHIGGAAAVLDAFDVCLVVDPGRAAGKPLYVELLTEAAAGGVQWRAARSGRELRAGDVVIHFLYPDGPSDSLDAPANANDLSAVFRLTYGGFAALFMGDAPAAVEDLLVRRHGDALRAQVLKVGHHGSQTSTSDSFLAAVDPEVALVSVGRRNRYGHPAPAVIRRLERHGVRILRTDLNGHIALRVQPDRRIEVETTR